The genome window CCGCCATGTTCTCGCGCATCGGCGCCTTGCCCACGGCTTCTTTATGCCCGCGCTTGTGCAGCGCCTCGCCAGAGGTATCGAGGCTGAATTGCACGGCGTTGTCGTGAATACGTACCTTCAACACCAGCGCTGCCTCGGCATCTACCGTAATCCCATGGCTTTCGCGCAGCGCCGTCTCAACCCGCTGCTGCGCGGCCCCGGCATGGTAAATCTTGGACGCCTTGCACGTCACCTGCACCTTCACCGGCACATCGGCGCGCAATACGTCACCAAAGGCAAACTTGCGGCAGCGCTTGTCCAACTGCGCCAGATGGAAGGCCATAAACCCGCCAATTCGCGCCAGCACGCGACCTGCCCCGCGCAGCTCTAGGTTCGCGCGCCAGACCTCGGGCCATCCACCCTGCACGGTCACGCCGCCGGGCTGCGCCTGCGCCTCGGCAAAGCCTTTTTCCTGCGCCTCGGCGCAGAGCAAATCCTCAAGCCCGGGCGGGCAGACAAGGAAAATCTCGAATGTATCTGGGGTATTCATGGCCCCTGCATAAGCGCCTGCGCGGCGCGGTACGAGGGGAAAAAGACGCGCATCGCGCCTTTCAGGCCCACCGGGGAGGGATCCCCCCGGCAGGCAGTGTCAGATCGCTTAGGCGATTTTGACCAGTTCGATGTCGAACTGCAGGTCTTTGCCCGCCAGCGGGTGGTTAGCGTCGAGGGTCACGGTGGTCTCGTCCACTTCCACCACGGTCACGGGCAGCGCCTGACCTTCGGGGGTCTGCATCTGCAACTGTGTGCCGGGATCAAGTGGGATGTCCGCCGGAATGCCTTCGCGCGGCACCGACTGTCGCATCTCAGGGTTCACCGGGCCATAGGCGTCGTCGCTGGGCACCTGAACGACCTTCTTGTCGCCTTCGGTCATGCCGGGCAGCGCGCTGTCGAGTCCGGGAATGATCTGCCCCGAACCCACGGTAAACTCCAGCGGGTCACGACCCTCAGAACTGTCAAACGTGGTGCCGTCCTGCAGCGTGCCGGTATAGTGAATCTGTACTGTGTCGCCGGATTTGACCTCAGCCATTGTCGTCTCCAATTTGTCAGGGAAAAAGGGAAGGAGGCCACGTATCTGCGCGGGTGCTCCAAATTCCGCGACAGCATGAAGATTGTGATCCCGAGAGTAAACCCCCAGTCCCGGCCAATAAGAGAATTCGCCCCTTTCCGCCGCTTCGCCCGCGTGCCACTCTGCCGCGACACGGAAAGGGAGAGCCTGTCAGATGCCCATCACAACCTGCGTTTTCGACGCTTACGGAACCCTGTTCGACGTGGCCGCCGCCGCCCGCGAGGCCGCGCGGGAGCCCGCCTTTGCCGCCATCGCCGAGACTTGGCCGCAACTGGCAGAACACTGGCGCCTCAAGCAGTTGCAGTATTCATGGCTGCGCGCCGTGACCGGGGCGCATGACGACTTCTGGCAGGTCACCCAAGAGGGGCTGGACTGGTCGTTGGAGAAGATGGGCGTCGCCGATGACCCTGCCCTGCGCGAGCGTCTGTTGGCGCTTTATTGGGAGCTTCAGGCCTTTGCCGAAGTTCCCGCCATGCTGCGTGCACTGAAAGACGGCGGCCTGAACACCGCGATCCTATCCAACGGCTCGCCCGCCATGCTGGACGGGGCGGTGCAATCTGCGGGAATCAGTGACCTTTTGGATGTGTCGCTCTCGGTCGAAAGTGTCGGGGTCTTCAAACCTCATGCATCGGTCTATGACCTTGTCGGGCAGCACTACGGCTGCGCCAAGGACGAGGTGCTGTTCGTCTCCTCCAACGGCTGGGACGCAGCAGCGGCGACGGGCTATGGTTTCACGACCGCATGGGTGAACCGGGGCGGCGATCCGGTGGACCGGCTGCCATGGAAACCAGCGCATCAGTTGCGAGACCTCAGCGGCATCCCTGCATTGGCGGGCCTTTGATGGCACGGTTCACCACCTCCGACGGGCTGTCACTGCACTACACGGACGAAGGCTCCGGCCTGCCGATCCTCTGCCTTGCTGGCCTCACCCGCACCGGGGCGGATTTCGACTATCTGGCCCCCCATCTGGCGGATCATCGCCTTATCCGCATGGACTACCGGGGCCGAGGGCGTTCGGATTTCGACAAGAATTGGCAGAACTACACGCTGCCCGTGGAATGCCGTGATGTGCTGGAACTGCTGGCGCATCTGGAGTTGGACAAGGTCGCCATCATCGGCACCTCGCGCGGCGGGCTCAATGCCATGGGGCTGGCGATGATCGCCCATAATCACCTGCTGGGTGTGGCGCTGAATGATTTCGGGCCAGAGCTGGACGCCAAGGGGATCGAGTTCATCATGGGCTATCTGGGCCGCAACCCCGCCGCCAAGACCTATGAAGAGGCCGCCGCCGCCATGGCCCGGGCCTTTCCCGAATTTCGCGGCGTGCCAGAAAGCCGTTGGCTGGAAGAGGTGCAGCGCCATTACACAGC of Sulfitobacter sp. DSM 110093 contains these proteins:
- a CDS encoding peptidylprolyl isomerase; the protein is MAEVKSGDTVQIHYTGTLQDGTTFDSSEGRDPLEFTVGSGQIIPGLDSALPGMTEGDKKVVQVPSDDAYGPVNPEMRQSVPREGIPADIPLDPGTQLQMQTPEGQALPVTVVEVDETTVTLDANHPLAGKDLQFDIELVKIA
- a CDS encoding haloacid dehalogenase type II translates to MPITTCVFDAYGTLFDVAAAAREAAREPAFAAIAETWPQLAEHWRLKQLQYSWLRAVTGAHDDFWQVTQEGLDWSLEKMGVADDPALRERLLALYWELQAFAEVPAMLRALKDGGLNTAILSNGSPAMLDGAVQSAGISDLLDVSLSVESVGVFKPHASVYDLVGQHYGCAKDEVLFVSSNGWDAAAATGYGFTTAWVNRGGDPVDRLPWKPAHQLRDLSGIPALAGL
- a CDS encoding alpha/beta hydrolase, which encodes MARFTTSDGLSLHYTDEGSGLPILCLAGLTRTGADFDYLAPHLADHRLIRMDYRGRGRSDFDKNWQNYTLPVECRDVLELLAHLELDKVAIIGTSRGGLNAMGLAMIAHNHLLGVALNDFGPELDAKGIEFIMGYLGRNPAAKTYEEAAAAMARAFPEFRGVPESRWLEEVQRHYTATDDGLKITYDPHLRDAIATAGQPTPDLWPFFDALQGMPLAAIRGANSTFLNRETLMLMQARRPDMIVAEVPDRGHVPFLDEPEALAALHEWIGQLQ